One Mycolicibacterium sp. ND9-15 genomic window, CAGCGCAACCGTCATCCGGTGGCCACCGCCGAGGATTCGTCGAGCCGCAGCACCCGGGTCCCGTGCGACCACACCTCATCGAACAGTGCCGGCTCGGAGGACAGCTCGTGACCCAGCGACGGCACCATCTCTTCGATCCGGGGCTGCCACCTCTGGTAGCGCTCGGCGAAGCAGCGCTCCAGCACCTCGAGCATCGCGGGCACGGCGGTCGACGCCCCCGGCGATGCGCCGAGCAGACCCGCGATCGTCCCGTCGCCGGACGCCAGCACCGTCGTCCCGAAGTCCAGAACGCCCCTGCCGCTCTTGCCGCAGATGACCTGCACCCGCTGTCCCGCGACGTTGAGCTCCCAATCGGAATCTCTTGCACTGGGCGCGAATTCGCGCAACGCGTCGATTCGCTCGGCATCTGACAGCATCAACTGGCCGACCAGGTACTTGAGCAACCCGAACTGCGTGAGCCCGACGTTGACCAGGGAAGCGAAGTTGTTCAGCGTGATCGACTCGGGCAAATCGAGGACGTCGCCCTGTTTGAGGAACTTCGGCGACCAGCCGGCGAACGGCCCGAACAGCAGCCAGGACCTGCCGTTGATGACGCGGGCGTCCAGATGCGGAACCGACATCGGTGGCGCGCCCACCGGCGGCTGACCGTACACCTTGGCCCGGTGCGCGGAGGTCAGTCTCGATACGTCGGTACGCAGGAACTTGCCGCTGACCGGGAAGCCGCCGAAGCCCTTGGCCTCCTTGATGCCGGCCTTCTGCAGCAGGTTCAACGCCCCGCCGCCCGCGCCGACGAACACGAAGCGGGACGTGAGCTTGCTGGTGCGGCCGGTGCGCAGATTGACCAGCTTCAGCGTCCACGAGCCGTCGGGCTCCTGGCGCAGGTCGCGGACCTCGTGACCGAACCGGGTCGTCATGCCGCGCTGGGCGACGTAGCCGAGCAGCTGGCGCGACAACCCACCGAAGTCGACGTCGGTACCCTGCTGCGTCCAGTTCAGCGCCACCGGGTCGGAGAAGTCGCGCCTCTCGGCCATCAGCGGCAGCCGCCGGGCGAACTCGTCCTCGTCATCGATGAACTCCATCCCGGCGAAGAGCGGATTGGTCACCAACGCGTCGTACCGGCGCTGCAGGTACTTCACACCGGCGGTGCCGTGCACGAAACTCACGTGCGGCGTCGGGTTGAGGAAGCTGCGTGGATCGCCGATCAACCCGTTCGCCACGGCGTAGGCCCAGAACTGGCGCGTCACCTGGAACTGTTCGTTGACGCGCACCGCTTTCGAGATGTCGATCGACCCGTCGGGCTTCTGCGGCGTGTAATTCAGCTCGCACAGCGCCGAGTGGCCGGTACCCGCGTTGTTCCACGCGTCACTGCTCTCGGCGGCCGCCGCGTCCAGGCGCTCGACGAGCGTGATCGACCAGTCCGGCTCGAGCAGGCGCAGCAGGGCGCCCAGCGTGCCGCTCATGATGCCCGCCCCGACAAGCACGACGTCTGTCGTCCCCGGTTCGCCGTCAGACACTGTCAGTCCCCCAGACGCTGAGATCGGTTGGCCCCTGTGGTTGCGTGTGTGCTCGGCATCAGGTTAGCCCGGAGGCGCTGTTCTCAACCCCGCGCACGCAGAGCCGCCGCTTACCGGGCGATATCGGTCGCGCCGACTATCGTTGCTGTCGTGCCCGACTGGAAGGCAGACGTGCTGCCTGGCTATTGGCAGCACACGATGACCCTCGGAACTGACCCGGACGGGGAGGGCGAGCTCGTCGCGACCATCGTGCGCCGAGGGGAGCCTGCTGCGTCGGCCACTCGCGCGGTGTTGTTGGTGCACGGGTTCACCGACTATTTCTTCAACACCGAGCTCGCCGACCACTTTTCCACCCGCGGGTTCGCGTTCTACGCGGTCGACCTGCACAAATGCGGGCGCTCATGGCGAGAGGGGCAAACCCCGCACTTCACCACCGATTTGACCCGCTACGACGTCGAACTCGAGCGCGCTCTCGACATCATCGGCTCGGTGTCCTCGGCAGAGGTGCTGGTGTACGGGCACTCGGCCGGTGGTCTCATCGTGTCGCTGTGGCTGGACCGGTTGCACGCCCGCGGGCTGACCGAACGCAAACGCGTCGGCGGTCTCGTCCTCAACAGCCCCTGGCTGGACCTGCAGGGACCGTCCATTCTGCGAGCCGCCCCGACGCGTGCCGCGCTGGGTGCCGTCTCGCGGATGCGCAAGCGGATGGTGGTGCGCCCGCCGAGCGAGGGTGGGTACGGCACGACACTGCATCGGGACTATCACGGTGACTTCGACTACGACCTGAAATGGAAACCTGTCGGCGGCTTTCCCGTCACGACGGGCTGGATCACCGCAATCCGCCGGGGGCACGCGAGACTTCACCGCGGGCTCGATGTCGGTGTGCCGAACCTCGTCCTGCGCTCGGACCGCAGTGTTCGCGAGGTGCGGGACCCGCGAAGAGTCGCAGAGATTCAGCGCGGTGACGCCGTGCTCGACGTCAGGCAGATCGCCCGATGGGCGGGCTGCATCGGCAACCGGACCACGATCGTGCCGATCACCGACGCCAAACACGACGTATTCCTGTCGGTGCCCGAACCGCGGCAGGCCGCCTACCGCGAACTCGACCGGTGGCTGGACTGGCATCTCGCGCGCGGCTGCGACGCCGCCACCCGAGCCCGGCAAGCGCGATCGCCATGACGCATTTCGACATCGCGATCATCGGCGCCGGTTCCGGCAACTCGATCCTCGACGAGCGCTACATCGACAAGAAGGTGGCGATCTGCGAGCAAGCCGTTTTCGGCGGCACCTGCCTCAACGTCGGCTGCATCCCGACGAAGATGTTCGTCTACGCGGCCGGGGTGGCCCGCGACGTCGTTGCGGCATCGCAGTACGGCATCGACGCGCAGCTCGGTGGGGTACGGTGGCCCGACATCGTCTCACGGGTCTTCGGGCGCATCGATCCGATCGCGTTGAGCGGCGAGAACTATCGACGCTCCTCTCCGAATGTGGAGGTGTTCGCCAAGCACACCACGTTTCGGCCCACCAGACCCGACGGTCGCTATGCGCTGCGCACCGACGACGGCGACGACTTCACGGCCGACCAGGTGGTGATCGCGGCCGGTTCGCGGGCGGTCGTCCCGGAGGCCGTCACCACGTGCGGGGTGCCGTACCACACCAGCGACACCATCATGCGGATCGCCGACGTTCCCGAGCATCTGGTCATCATCGGCGGCGGATTCATCGCGACCGAGTTCGCCCACATCTTCTCGTCGCTGGGCAGCCGGGTCACGCTGTTGATCCGGGGCAGCACCCTGCTGCGCGGTCACGACGACGACATCGCGATGCGCTTCACCGACCTCGCCGCCAAGAAATGGGAGGTCCGCGATCACCATGAACTGGCCGACGCCCGAGCGACGGGCGACGGTGTCGAGATCATCTGCACAGACGGGACGAAAGTCCGTGGCGACGCCTTACTGGTGGCGACGGGCCGGGTGCCCAACGGCGATCTGCTCGACGCCGAGCAGGCCGGTGTGAAGGTGACCGCGAACGGACAGGTCGTCGTCGACGAGTACCAACGCACCACCGCGCGCGGCGTTTTCGCGCTCGGCGACGTATCCTCGGACTTTCAGCTCAAGCACGTCGCCAACCACGAAGCGCGCGTCGTCAAACACAACCTTCTGCAGGACTGGGACGATACGGATGCGCTGATGTCGTCCAACCACCGTTATGTGCCCTCGGCGGTGTTCACCGATCCGCAGATCGCCAGTGTAGGCCTGACCGAAAACGACGCGCGCGCACAGGGTTTCCGGATCAAGGTCAAGATCCAGGACTACGCCGACGTCGCCTACGGGTGGGCGATGGAGGACACCACCGGTGTCGCCAAACTCATCGTCGACGACGACACCGGCCTGCTGCTCGGCGCACACATCATGGGCCATCAGGCATCGTCGCTGATTCAGCCCGTCGTGCAGGCGATGGCGTTCGACCTGCCCGCGCAGGAGATGGCGCGGGGCCAGTACTGGATTCACCCCGCCCTACCGGAGGTCATCGAGAACGCGCTGCTGGCCCTGTGCGGCGAACCGCCGTGGCCGCCCTCCAAACGGCACTAGCCGGGTCGCTACCGGGTCGGCACCTCGAAGCCCCAGGGCAGCTCAAGCCGGTGCGCGGCAAGCAGTTCCGCGTCAGCGAGGATGTCTCGCATCGGCCCGTCGGCCACGATCATGCCGCGATCCATCACCACCGCCCGCTCACACAGTTGGGCGGCGTAGGGCAGATCGTGCGTGACGATCAGCATGGTGGAGCCCAATCCCGACAGGGTTCCGGCCAGTTCGCGGCGCGCGACCGGATCGAGGTTGGCCGACGGTTCGTCGAGCACCAGGATGTCGGGCCGGCATGCCAGCACCGTCGCCAGCGCCGCACGGCGACGTTGGCCCGCCGACAGGTGGGTGGGGCTTCGGTCGGCTTCTTCGGTTAGGGACACCGTTTCCAACGCCTGCCGTACCCGCGCAGCCAACTCCTCGCCGCGCAACCCGAAGTTCGCCGGGCCGAACGCCACGTCCTGGGCGACGGTCGGCATGAACAACTGATCGTCAGGGTCCTGGAAGACCAGGCCCACGCGCCTGCGGGCATCGTGAAGTGTCTTGCGGGTCAACGTGACATCGCCGATCCGCACCGCGCCCGACGTCGCGGTGAGTACACCGTTGAGATGCAACATCAGCGTGGTCTTGCCCGCGCCGTTCGGGCCCAGCACCGCGATGCGCTCGCCGCGCGCCACGGTCAGGTTCACGCCGTCGAGGGCCACATGGCCGTCCGGGTAGACGTGGCGCAGCGCATCGACCACGATCGCGTTCATCGCAGCACCCACGCCGCCGTCGCTATCCCTGCCGCGGCCACGGCGGGTGTCATCACGACCACCCACTGCGAAGCGACCGCCCGGGGCGGCGCCCCGATCACCGCCAGATCCGGTGCACTGCCGTCGAATCCGCGGGACAGCATCGCGACGTAGACCCGCTCGCCGCGTTCGTAGGACCGCAAGAACAGCGCGCCGATTCCCTTCGCGATCGCGCCCGCCTGATGCAGAGCGCGCGGCGAATCACCCCGCGAGATTCGCGCCATCCGCATCCGACTCGCCTCGGCGCTGAGCAGGTCGACATACCGGATCATCAGGACCAGCACCGAGGTCGCGACCGCAGGCACGCCGAGCCGGCTCAGTGCGGTCGGCAATTCGGTCGTCGACGTGGTGGCGGCCACGGTCAGTGCGGCCGCGACGCCGAGCGTGCCCTTGACCACGATTCCCCATGCCGCCCACAGCCCCGCGACCGAAAGTTGCAACCCCGCAACGTCGATGCGCTCCCCACCTTCGGCGAAGGGCAGCAACACCGCCAGCACCAGGAACGGCGCTTCGATCAGCATCCGCGGCAGGATCCAACGCATCGGGATGCGCGCGAGGCGCCACACGCCGACGATGATCACGGCGTAGACGGCGAAGGGCCAGAACATCTCCCGCGGGGTCGCGACGACGGCGAGCACGAACACCAGCAAGCAGACGACCTTCACCTCGGCGGGGGCGCGGTGCACCGCGGAGTCGTCGTGCCGGTAGAGCGGATGAGCGCCCGCGCCCATGGCTAGCCTGACCTGCTGCGGTCGCCCGCTCTACGGGTGCGGGCGATCAACCAGAACAGCGATCCGGCGACCACGACCGTCGCGAGCACGCCGATGATCCCCGCGATGCCGCCGGTGCCGTCGCGGCCGCCGACGGCGTAGTCGGCCAGCGGGGAGGCCGCCAGGCTGTGTTCGTCGGCGTGCTGGGCGATGCACTCCCCGGTGAGTCTGTCGCCGGCGGCGGTCTCGACGACCTCGCAGCCCCGCAGCGTCGTCGAATCGAGCCCGTCCGGACTCGAACTGGCGAAGTAGGACACCACGCCCGCGATCAGCAGTGTGGCCACGGCGAACACGGCCCAGAACTGCCAGCGGGATGTCATGCCGCGACCTCCTGCCGGCTCCGGCGCAACAGGTAGACCAGATCGGGCCGCGAACGCGCGACGGCCATCACGGTGACCGCGGTGATGACACCCTCCCCCACGCCGATCAGCGCGTGGGTGCCGAGCATGTAACCCGTCACCGCGCCGAGCGACGTCGTCGCTGCTCCGCCCATCGCGTACTCGGCGACGAAGCCCATTGCCGCACAGACGGTGCCGATCAATGCGGCGACGAAGGAGATGGCGCCGAGGCCGGCGACGGGCACGGCCGCGCGCTTGGTGGCGACGGTGTAGAGCAGTACAGCGGTGAAGTATCCGGCCGCCACACCGATCACCGCCATGTTGACGATGTTCGTGCCCAACGCGGTCACCCCGCCGTCGGCGAACAGCAGCGCCTGCACAACGAGCACGATTGCGATGCACAGCGCCCCGGTGTAGGGGCCGACCAAGATCGCGGCGAGCGCCCCGCCCAGCAGATGACCGCTGACTCCCGGCAGGATCGGGAAGTTGATCATCTGCACAGCGAAGATGAATGCGGCGACGAGGCCCGCCAGCGGCACGGTGCGTTCGTCGAGTTCGTTTCTGGCCTTGGCCGCGCACAACGCGACTGCGACGACGGCGATCAAGCCGAACACAACGGACGTCGGGGCGTTGACGATGCCGTCGCTCATGTGCATCGCGACGTACGAAGAGGTCACCCAGCGAGCCTAGATCCCCCGATGAACACCTGTCTAGCTGAACAGGTATTCAGGCGGTATTCCTGTCGAGACACCTGCGCGAGCGCTCACCCTGGTACGGCTCGCGCGCGGGAATTCGTACCGGGATGAGCGCTCGGCGTGATTGACGTACCGCTATCGCTTCGTCGCGGTCACCAGGAGATACTCGGCCTCCCAGAACACCTGTCCCGTGTCGCCGCGAGCGGAGCGCTCGAGGAAGGCCAGGAAGTCGCGGTCGAGCGCCTCGACCCGGTCCGGCTTATCGGCGTTGAACTTGTAGGCGCCGATCGTGGGCCCGTAGTTGCGCTTCCAGTACTCGCGGAATTCGGTCGCGGTCGCGCAGTGGTCCATCACGACGATCTGGCGTCGCGTCTCGAGGCCGTCGACCCGGTCGCCGAACAGCTCGCGCACATGGTCTTCGC contains:
- a CDS encoding alpha/beta hydrolase, producing MTLGTDPDGEGELVATIVRRGEPAASATRAVLLVHGFTDYFFNTELADHFSTRGFAFYAVDLHKCGRSWREGQTPHFTTDLTRYDVELERALDIIGSVSSAEVLVYGHSAGGLIVSLWLDRLHARGLTERKRVGGLVLNSPWLDLQGPSILRAAPTRAALGAVSRMRKRMVVRPPSEGGYGTTLHRDYHGDFDYDLKWKPVGGFPVTTGWITAIRRGHARLHRGLDVGVPNLVLRSDRSVREVRDPRRVAEIQRGDAVLDVRQIARWAGCIGNRTTIVPITDAKHDVFLSVPEPRQAAYRELDRWLDWHLARGCDAATRARQARSP
- a CDS encoding energy-coupling factor ABC transporter ATP-binding protein, which codes for MNAIVVDALRHVYPDGHVALDGVNLTVARGERIAVLGPNGAGKTTLMLHLNGVLTATSGAVRIGDVTLTRKTLHDARRRVGLVFQDPDDQLFMPTVAQDVAFGPANFGLRGEELAARVRQALETVSLTEEADRSPTHLSAGQRRRAALATVLACRPDILVLDEPSANLDPVARRELAGTLSGLGSTMLIVTHDLPYAAQLCERAVVMDRGMIVADGPMRDILADAELLAAHRLELPWGFEVPTR
- the cbiQ gene encoding cobalt ECF transporter T component CbiQ, with the translated sequence MGAGAHPLYRHDDSAVHRAPAEVKVVCLLVFVLAVVATPREMFWPFAVYAVIIVGVWRLARIPMRWILPRMLIEAPFLVLAVLLPFAEGGERIDVAGLQLSVAGLWAAWGIVVKGTLGVAAALTVAATTSTTELPTALSRLGVPAVATSVLVLMIRYVDLLSAEASRMRMARISRGDSPRALHQAGAIAKGIGALFLRSYERGERVYVAMLSRGFDGSAPDLAVIGAPPRAVASQWVVVMTPAVAAAGIATAAWVLR
- a CDS encoding PDGLE domain-containing protein; protein product: MTSRWQFWAVFAVATLLIAGVVSYFASSSPDGLDSTTLRGCEVVETAAGDRLTGECIAQHADEHSLAASPLADYAVGGRDGTGGIAGIIGVLATVVVAGSLFWLIARTRRAGDRSRSG
- a CDS encoding energy-coupling factor ABC transporter permease, which produces MHMSDGIVNAPTSVVFGLIAVVAVALCAAKARNELDERTVPLAGLVAAFIFAVQMINFPILPGVSGHLLGGALAAILVGPYTGALCIAIVLVVQALLFADGGVTALGTNIVNMAVIGVAAGYFTAVLLYTVATKRAAVPVAGLGAISFVAALIGTVCAAMGFVAEYAMGGAATTSLGAVTGYMLGTHALIGVGEGVITAVTVMAVARSRPDLVYLLRRSRQEVAA
- the mtr gene encoding mycothione reductase → MTHFDIAIIGAGSGNSILDERYIDKKVAICEQAVFGGTCLNVGCIPTKMFVYAAGVARDVVAASQYGIDAQLGGVRWPDIVSRVFGRIDPIALSGENYRRSSPNVEVFAKHTTFRPTRPDGRYALRTDDGDDFTADQVVIAAGSRAVVPEAVTTCGVPYHTSDTIMRIADVPEHLVIIGGGFIATEFAHIFSSLGSRVTLLIRGSTLLRGHDDDIAMRFTDLAAKKWEVRDHHELADARATGDGVEIICTDGTKVRGDALLVATGRVPNGDLLDAEQAGVKVTANGQVVVDEYQRTTARGVFALGDVSSDFQLKHVANHEARVVKHNLLQDWDDTDALMSSNHRYVPSAVFTDPQIASVGLTENDARAQGFRIKVKIQDYADVAYGWAMEDTTGVAKLIVDDDTGLLLGAHIMGHQASSLIQPVVQAMAFDLPAQEMARGQYWIHPALPEVIENALLALCGEPPWPPSKRH
- the mqo gene encoding malate dehydrogenase (quinone); the protein is MSGTLGALLRLLEPDWSITLVERLDAAAAESSDAWNNAGTGHSALCELNYTPQKPDGSIDISKAVRVNEQFQVTRQFWAYAVANGLIGDPRSFLNPTPHVSFVHGTAGVKYLQRRYDALVTNPLFAGMEFIDDEDEFARRLPLMAERRDFSDPVALNWTQQGTDVDFGGLSRQLLGYVAQRGMTTRFGHEVRDLRQEPDGSWTLKLVNLRTGRTSKLTSRFVFVGAGGGALNLLQKAGIKEAKGFGGFPVSGKFLRTDVSRLTSAHRAKVYGQPPVGAPPMSVPHLDARVINGRSWLLFGPFAGWSPKFLKQGDVLDLPESITLNNFASLVNVGLTQFGLLKYLVGQLMLSDAERIDALREFAPSARDSDWELNVAGQRVQVICGKSGRGVLDFGTTVLASGDGTIAGLLGASPGASTAVPAMLEVLERCFAERYQRWQPRIEEMVPSLGHELSSEPALFDEVWSHGTRVLRLDESSAVATG